From the Juglans microcarpa x Juglans regia isolate MS1-56 chromosome 7D, Jm3101_v1.0, whole genome shotgun sequence genome, the window atgggtactgcatggtgagccgtatgaagggtcagcagatgtattggtcgatcatcacaattatttgcggcacatggatgatgattatgagcatgatgagatggaggagatgttgggtgacattggagctgggatgtttatggatgaggttaacgacaatgcctcaactggtagATCAGGAACTGATggtgaaaatttcccttcactatgggaagatgcaaagcgcgagctttacccaggttgtacaaaacattccaaaatgtcgtttattgtgcggttgcttcacattaaatcattgtgtgggatgtcgacgaaagcaataaacatggtattggacttatttaacgaggtgcttcccgaagggtctgcattgcctaagaacttttatgaagcgaagcagttgagaaagggattaggatttgagtacaagtccatacatgcatgcaagaatgattgtgtattgttctggaaggagaacgaggagaaacaagcatgtcctgtatgtggagagtcgagatggaaaggtaagaaaaatgtCCCgtttaaggtgttgcggtattttcccttgaaacctaggttgcaaagactatatatgtgtaagaaaacagctcatgatatgaggtggcacgaggagaaaagagttaagaatgacgggtatatgaggcatccagctgattcacttgcgtggcagtctttcgataatcagtatccagagttcgggttagaagctcggaacgtgcgcctgtgactcacaaccgatggattcaacccttttgggaatatgagtacaagttatagcacttggcccgtggtattgattccgtacaatcttccaccatggaggtgcatgaaggcgccaaactttttgttaactttactcatccctggccctagatcacctgggaatgatattgacgtattcatgcagccgttgattgaagagctgaaagagttatgggaaacaggggttagaacttatgatgcatctaagtcgacatcttttcagatgcatgctgcggtaatgtggaccataaatgattttccggcgtatgggaatctttcaaCTGGAGTAcaaaagggaagttagcgtgtccgacgtgtaataaagaaactgtaagtgagtggctaaaattttctcagaagttgtgtttcatgggtcatcgacgttatttaccagcaaatcatgcatggagaagagaatgtgccaagtttgatgggagagtagaggataggattgcactaAAAGAGTTATccggagaagagatagtggaacaacttgaacatgttagagcgaacaattttggcaaaggtcagggaaagaacaagagaaaacgagccgtaccagaattgaattggacaaagcgtagtattttttttgacttgccgtattggtcgtcatgcaagttgcgacatagtttggatgtaatgcacatagagaagaatatttgtgataatatactgggtacattgatgagtattaacaaaaagacgaaagacacgatcaagatgaggaaagatcttgagagaatgagaattaaacataatctgcatttacgggtggaaggcaacagggtggtcatgccgcatgcatgttttacgatgatgagggaggagaggatggatttctgcaaatggttgcaaggtgtgaagttgccagatggttatgcttcaaatattggtagatgcgtgagtcctgatgattggaaaatcaacgaattgaaaagtcatgattgtcacgtatttttgcagaagttattacctgtgggaattcgtgggaagcttacatctaatgtacgtgtggccatatctgaactatgtatgtttttcaaggatttgtgcgctcgggtagtaaatcgagatgtgttgtcgaaattggaagaagacattgctactatactatgtaaattcgagcagatctttccaccatcattttttgatgtcatggtccatttagcaatacatttacctcgagaggtacttctgggtggaccggtgcagttccgttggatgtatccagttgaaagatatttgggtcgattgaagtgcactgttgggaataaagccaaagctgatggttcaatagcagaggcctatatacacgatgaatggttaacattttgctctctatatcttcgaggtgttgagacacgatttaatcgtcaagagtgaaatgctgatcttgctactccgcctcctcgtaagctatcagtgttttcccagaatgtacgacccttgggtgcacaaacaggttacgatttaattgatggagagttgggtaaagttcggtggtatgtgctaaataactgccgagagattgatgattatcttaggtatgtcatttcatttctttgaataattatagttttctttaaattaattagaattgttgtgctcaaaatatacttcttttgcaacatgttataacagtgaccacatggacaaacttaggacggaaggcgtagaaaatatagaagcaagacacgaggaagaatttcccggatggtttgaagaacgtgtatgaactaaaattatatatatgttatattgtgaaatttttaactctggataatgaaataataaatatatactatttcaatttatagattttggaacaacgtgctcgtgatcccggatcaatttcttctgaattgtatgcattggcccgtggtccctcaaatagagcacttcgatatactgcatgcatggttcgaggttatagattccatactttggaccgtgaacgtaatagaaagactcaaaattgtggtgtgttggtcgaggggagtcatggaacagatatggtgtcatacgtgatattatcggattgaaatatctgggtgggtctgtaacatatgtctttaaatgtgattggtgggatctaggcggtggtcgggtttcgatacatagggataatcactttacgagtgtcaatattgcatctaaatggtacaaagatgatccattcgtattggcttgtcaagctacccaagtctattacttgattgatccaatgaaaagtgatgatgaagatagtggggagataacttggcgagtcatacaaaaatttgttcctcaaaatatatatgaagcaggaacgggtgcagattacaagaatagtggagatgaagatgacactccgattgttgaggcataccaggaagatggagagggtattaacttgtttgttgacctcggtgcactcgagttgctccccttgtgtagagatgatgtcccacccgtacatctcgacccgtctgtattaaatgatcattcaattcaagtcagtgaggaggaagaataagaagacgagtcagaagatgaagacgaatcagaatccgggcaggaggtggataaagatgatgaagaagaggtgcatgatgatgatgaagatgttattgatggagattctgaaacaagcatggaagattcatctgaagaataaaagtattaaatattttattcatataggttactataaaatatcttgaattttcataatttcttctaattaattttctttgatataattaattattttcaagaatgccgccaaaacgacaacgaagaaatgtgcctccgccaagtccaagtcctgaacccattgaggacttcccactcgaggaatccgttcctgaagatcaagctaacacagaagagaacaacagccagtcgacacctaccagtaaggaaatattgtcgttgataattatatatatagttaatacttttttctcaataactatataattataattatagtatatctattatcatgtagttgatgcatctgcacatcgcggtcgtggctatacacgtggaatctctcttgaaaaaaatagaaggcatggtaaactaaagatcacaattcctgataattccactggaggagtggatgattgtgcagcagcgctttcctcctatattggcacagtagttcgagcttatgctccattttatgtgcgctcatggcgagatgttccgaatgagattaaggagcacattcgaagtcgtgtgctggtgagtttacttttcagtacatttttttcacctagattaatatattatattttttacctgattcccttattagggtgaattcgacctcgactttggccgtagcgaggatttgagaaccgtgaatgagttgatggctacactattccgacgtcacaaaggacgatgtcatgaccacttcaagaagtttgagacgttggaagaggctacgcagtctccttttcagcagatgaagttagatgattggagaaagtgttgtgatcttttcgcatctccagattatcaggtattttacatttatatcttttaattatttacattcatattcgttttatatattatatgtatacatattacaattaacatttttaatatattttgtagcacttgagttctacaaatgcacagaatagatccgttctgactgtccaccatcgtgccggttcaaggtcattccaccgtcttgctgaaaaaatgataattaaaaaattatagaattcatttattttcctgatattatttctgataagtactaatattatctttttaaaattactaatattctcgctttgttagaaacgtgatgatcctgaaaacttttccctcattcatgtttatgctgctgctcacactaatgagcatagtgagtggatggatcctgtcgctgcagataattatgtaagcagtgttaattttgttaaataaattatttatataatattttaatagtttatttcttatttctatttcttttaatacgttactaattatttacgatcattaccttttaaattgcagagcaaaatgttggagatgcagtcggcttctgaggaatcctctcctagtgacatagacatattcacgcaagtgctcgggccgcagtctagtatgacaagaggtttgggacgatctatcaagcataaatgttcatcctcctcaacctcatcggcttcacaaattaataatcttacggcagatttagaagctgcacggcgtgagaatgagtatatgaggtcgagacaacaagagttagagtctctcttagaacgacagtctcatttagagacgcgtttgcaggaccaacagagagaccaggaggaaagaatacgcaatgaagtgcaagagcaagtgcaacgggagatgatggtgcaaatggaacgtgttatgtcgttgcaacagaatccccgtgggcgagggaaaaagaagaaataaattttatcaatatttctgactagttttaatatctaattttgtacttttataagacattgttacttgttaattgggtatgtaatatgatataattggtattatgtttttaaattttatgaaattagtatttctcatctgtacgttcgaatgtaaataaaaatcgttcgaacgttggttcacactgtaacaaacgttcgaacgtaaatacaattgaatcattcgaacgttaaactatacgttcgaacgtactcacgctaaaacgaacaaaccgttcgaacggtaaagcgactaacgttcgaacaaagaacttgcattcggacgctccttcgtttacatttgaaataacgtccgaacattaaacgcgctacgtttgaacatttacgtttacgttcgaacaaatattcgaacgtttaatgtaattaacgttcggacgcattaacattcgaacgtaaattttatacgttcgaacacgatatccaacgaacgtcaacttctctcattcgaacgccaatcggtcgggtataacgtccgaacgtttgattttacgtccgaacgtgattttctgtgacagttcataaccgtcacaaaaaaaggaacgttcgaacgttgtaccgaacggaacacttccaaccgtcactaaaaatattttttgtgacggttgaacagtaaaccgtcaccaaatgttttctgtgacgcactttaggtgactgtcatggtgacggtttcaaaccgtcaccaaatatgtttagtgacggtttgtcatttttttgtgacagttttatctgtcacaaaatacacattctgttgtagtgaacATGGGTAATCGGTTTCCACGTACGTGAGTGCGCATGCTTTGGGGATAGCGACCCTTTGTCAAGGGGTCCATGAACCtgcaacaaaatataaaaccatcCACAAATTGAGATCATCAGGATATGAATTACGATCGATGCAATTGTCCTCAGATTGAAAAACGAAAACAAGTATGAACGTGGGAAGGaactaattaaagaaaaacataccatCCGAGCATGAAATCAACGGCGCGTAACGCGGCAGCACGGTCTTTCTCCGATTTAGGATTATGTGGCACCATCCAATGGCACACAAGTGTTATCCCTATGACACCTTTTTGCTTTGCCTGAACGTAGTGAACGTGATTTGGTTAATCATCGATCCATGGCTTGTCTAGTAATTAAGTCAACACAACGTTCGTATGACAGACACATATTTTGTTTGTGTAAACTTCAACTTTGGTAAATATATAGTATTGGAACCTGATATCTGGTCTTGTACACGTCAACGGCAGCTGCATGAGCAAGAAGCAGATTGTGGGCGACGGTATATGGCTCCGTCCCTGAATCCCCACCGGTGCAATTCAGATTTTGCCAGCTCGAACATCTAAAAGGTGCTAACACCCCTTGTGCATATCCACCATTGCTGTAGGTCCAAGGCTCGTTTAAGGTGATCCAATGCTTTACCCTGTCACCAAATTCCTTGAAGCAAAGCTCTGCGAAGTCCTTGAAGTCTTCCCTGAAAATTACATACGTACGCATGCACAGATATATTAGAGTGTCCCATTTCAATATGGAACGTTGATAATATGGCCGTGAATTAGTCATCACTTACACAATGCGATGACTTAAGAAACCGCCATACTCATGTTCTAAGGCCATGGGAGTTTCCCAGTGGAAAATTGTCACATAGGGCGTAAGACCTGCATTTCAATAGTTTTAAGTACCATTAATACATAATCATCAGTGAATTATTagtatatgatatgttaatGTGGACGTCCATGACCTTTGGCTAGGAGTTCATTGATGACCTTGTTGTAGTGGTCGATTCCTTTCTGGTTCACACCACCACTGATCTTTCCGGCTGAAAATAGGACACAAATGAATGGTTATGACttataatgaatatatatatatatgacgcAGAAAACATGTAATTAATTACTTGGTATCAGTCTGGGCCATGCGATCGAGAATCGGTATGCATCTGCATTCATATCCTTCAGAATCCCAAAGTCCtcctaaaatttacaaaaaagacaaaataccACTAGTTAATTaagagaattaattttttatttaaaaaatgttagaaaaaaaaaggagcttCTGTTTCCAGTTTTTTAGATacaatttctataaaataatcatttttttatttgaagtttttttaaatttgagttttCTAATTGAAGTTTTAGGATACACAAACctcttcatctcatctcatcccatttcaTCATtagaaatttttcaaattttcatacaaaaaatgtaataaataattcaactttttcaaatctaaaaataaaaataatactaaaaaattatatctaacaatattttattcaactacgtattattcaaaatatctcatctcaaatcatCTGAGCTGTCTATTCAAATACAACCTTAATTTTTAAGGACTTTGACATTAATTCTACCTCGTCATAATAGAACGAAAACAGATTGAAAATGCTACCACAtcaatatttagtttttttctaATGTGATATATACCTTTTACGTACTCCTCTTAAATATCCAGAAAACGGGGGGGAAAAAAGGATATGCGTACCTTGTAGCGATGATATTGATCATCAGCTACATCTCAATTACTGCCATCTGCTATCTTTTCTGCAATGTcgaataaattttataagttgAGCAAGACATATACTGGTATACACCTTCCAAAGTAATTACAGacattaatttctttctttttttttttttttttttttgttaggaacgcgtaatatatatatatatatcatgtgaaaaCAAAAGATTGGCCTTGAAAGAAAAAGTCTGCAGTCTGTATATATCTGAGAGTACTTAAATGTTCGTCTCTTTCTACTtccaaaatgatattttctttataatgtgGTGAGTGTAGGTTACAACTCCGGACCACGTACGTACAGCCTTAATTGATATCATTTTAAATAATCAATTATCTCAAGAACTTTatgttctataaaaaaaaataatatcactttgtaatggattgagagagagagagagaaagagacctGGGTATTGGTGGCTGTAATAATCCCACATACTTAGTCCTTTGCCATCTTCAAACGCTGCACCTTCATACTGCTTGGAATTCAAATACATGTTGGGGCATGCACGTATATGCATGAATTATTCGTGAAGGTCTCAGGTAATTAACTTGAACGtacaaaaactcaaaatatatatgatatgaacATATATTTTACGTAGAAAACCTGCTGGGGCTTACCTGATAGGCAGCTGATGCTGCACCAAAAGTGAAACCTTTGGGAAAGCTGGTCCTGTTGAGTGAAGAAATGCCATAGCTGGGAGTGATAGCATTAGCATTACTGGTGTTGGCGAAAGAGCCAACAAGAACAAGAAGGCCTATGAGTATGTACCCCTTCATCGCTATGACGAGTTTTGGTGTGATTGTGAATGTCCTGACTAACTCGGCCTTTTATAGAGCAGCTGAGACAAGCcaatattttccctttttttttttcttttttttttttttgggggggggggggggggggggggggggggtgtaatATGTAAAGTTCAGAGAAATGCAGGTCGTATGTTAGGTATTGATCATGCCCATCACGCCTTTGGAATTATTGAtcatttttaaatgagaacGTCCATATTTTAATTGAGTTATACATTTTATTCATTTGCATGCCAGCATGCCTGCCTTTCAAGTggtccattatatatataaatatatatatgtaatattaaaaacatgaaaattcaaatattaataaatatccCACCATAATCAAAATGACATTCCTCTTAGATCATCAGTCTCGTATAGATACTTTGGGTACTTCATAAGTTTTTAGGCTTATGATTGTACTACGTACGTCTGATGATCACATTAATTACATTTTGAAAGTACTTGTATATGTTGTAATATAAgatatgaataaatattattgatcatCGTAATTAACACACGGTCATTTTATCATCATCCGATCGAGGTTTGAACAGTATCAATGGATGAGGATGAAAAAGTATTCTGCCGTGGGTAAAAGTCACGATGGGATGAAAAGTATTTGCGCGTGGACAAAAGTGATCATCAAGACGATCAGTGTCATCATTGATCGGCGGACTATTGATCCTAAGAGGATCGTCTCTATTGACCGTACATCGCGATCCAGCTACCATGACCATGACAATTTGACACATGAAGATCATGCCGCTAATTCAAAACATCACAAGTATTTCTATCCATCTGAAAATTAAGCTggtaaaactaattaaattcctAGTTAGGTACGGTGGAAACGTGAATTCCtatatatcaaaaggaataATTAGGAGCTAGATGATCGGATTAATTCCCCCAAGAATACCCggattcatgattttttttttattaagtgcAAGAAGTATtacttttccattttctttaatatattgCAGGCCAGGGAGAAACTTGTACTATTCCTTGTTAGACTTGGTGTAAatataaatgtgattttttttctttctatttcttgGGTTCCTTAGTTAACAGCGACAGAATGATAAATGATCTATGTGCGTGGCCCCCGCATTAGAGAGTTATAATTACCATTTGGGAATATGGTTAATTAGGTCAGTCTTTGAATTGCGAGGGATAGATTTGTTCAAACACTGAACAGGCAATTGTTAGTTGGGACAATTAGTAGGTAGAAAATAACAATTTGTACTCGACAAACACTTTAGTCTCTGTTTGCatcattaatattcaaatttgcatACCGTTGAACTTTAAGCCCATAAgtacttaattcattttaatttatcattattgatCATGCCAATtgatataatgtatttttttatatatatatataacaaaagagAACCTTTATTCATCAAGCAAAGCATTAAATAAGTTTATCAATCCAAATAGCATTTGCAATACATTCTGGAATCAAATCCGGCCACCAACTTGCTAAATCATCTAAATTCCAAGCAAACAGTGCCAAAGAGTCTGTTGCACCATTTGATGTCCTGCCTTTGTGATGAACAGACCAACTTGGCCAAAGCTGCAATATACTCCTGATTTTAGGAACAATATTGCCCCAAATAGACAATGAAGGACCCTCCATGTTCAACTCTTGCACCACAATAAGGGAATCACTCTCTAAtgcacactacaagaaaaaagagcaTTTATGACGGATTATTTACAATGTGAATGACTATTTATGAGGAAAACAGACTCACTTTAgcagaaaataatcatttcacaGGAAATAATTaaccacaaataagcagttttcttgtagtggcaaATCTGTAAATCCCATAGGAATACATAATTGCAACTCTCTTAGAATAGCGAGCAACTCTATCTCAAATGGATTTTCAAATAGATTGAAAAtgttatttgtatttataattttttcttatataacaATACGTATGTATTGATGTTTTAGCTAttaatatgctgaaaattatgaaatttaaaatttagaatttagaatttgaatttgaaaaaaaaattgacaaaatgaattttatacataaaattgtatgtaaaattataagcactaatataaatatatgtgtaaGTAAATCACACAAACTGATATGGCATATATGGAGTACTAATTTACTTGCAAATGGAATTGGAAGGTTGAAATATTCACATGCTTTAAAATGTGTAATCAATATAATTATCTCTCATGTCCATGAGATTTTAGAGGCTAAATTGTAGCTTATGTTCTTTGtcaacaatacaaaataaagGATAAAGTCAAGAAATTCGAATATTCACATATCACGTGTTTACAGGACTACGAGAatgtgaaaaatgatatatataaatatatatatatatatatatatatatatataaataagcgATGGAAAAACTACCAAACTTTCAACTtctgcaattaattaat encodes:
- the LOC121238244 gene encoding beta-glucosidase 12-like; protein product: MNADAYRFSIAWPRLIPTGKISGGVNQKGIDHYNKVINELLAKGLTPYVTIFHWETPMALEHEYGGFLSHRIVEDFKDFAELCFKEFGDRVKHWITLNEPWTYSNGGYAQGVLAPFRCSSWQNLNCTGGDSGTEPYTVAHNLLLAHAAAVDVYKTRYQAKQKGVIGITLVCHWMVPHNPKSEKDRAAALRAVDFMLGWFMDPLTKGRYPQSMRTHVRGNRLPMFTTTELVHPKGIEAGEGIIYDFIGLNYYTANYASDAPEYKSLNKSYLTDALVSQTTSRNGVLIGPEAASSWLHVYPKGIYDLLVYTKTKYGDPEIYITENGIDEFNNASLPLKEALVDTQRIDYYYRHLAHVHKAIGAGVKVKAYFAWSFLDNYEWMSGYTVRFGIYFIDYDKGLKRYPKLSAHWFQNFLKK